From a region of the Apis cerana isolate GH-2021 linkage group LG13, AcerK_1.0, whole genome shotgun sequence genome:
- the LOC108004042 gene encoding protein TIS11, whose protein sequence is MSTAVMSTPMFDCSSEHIFKNASAKAKEATSGSATNTSSNGSSGNNGGHGPLRRYTSLVTTLIEQHRKLDRSASEPTSRYKTELCRPFEESGTCKYGDKCQFAHGYSELRNLARHPKYKTELCRTFHTIGFCPYGPRCHFIHNFEEARIHNQKVSAQLGSTQPNIISLNPLLSAAAAAAVAAGGNGCNGSNVNSNSNVSLLEQIVASPQVTAIAAAATTPSLMRTNSLSLCNSSNVYNPPPLLRTNSLSLTTSQHHHHHHHHHHHHQTGSTSASSVIGATRPKPLNLSPTFSLGSTGDSISPSSSLSQSPTNSMASFFSDDCNQQPSVTSLPTTPFSFGQDFGQLLATRQSPSPRTNSVCSPLGSDELAPRTPSPLSPNAESRLPVFNRISSTLTDFDNLKI, encoded by the coding sequence AACGCATCTGCGAAGGCGAAGGAAGCGACATCGGGATCCGCGACAAACACCTCGAGCAACGGTTCGAGCGGGAACAATGGGGGACACGGGCCACTTCGTCGCTACACCTCCCTGGTAACAACCCTGATCGAGCAACACCGTAAACTGGATCGCAGCGCGAGCGAGCCGACCTCCCGGTACAAGACAGAGTTGTGCAGGCCATTCGAGGAAAGCGGCACCTGCAAATATGGCGACAAGTGTCAGTTCGCTCACGGGTACAGCGAGTTGCGCAACCTCGCCCGCCATCCGAAATACAAGACCGAGCTGTGCCGCACGTTTCACACGATCGGTTTCTGCCCGTACGGGCCCCGTTGCCATTTCATCCACAACTTCGAGGAGGCTCGGATCCACAATCAAAAAGTGAGCGCCCAGCTGGGATCCACCCAGCCCAACATAATAAGCCTGAATCCTTTGTTGAGCGCGGCGGCGGCCGCGGCCGTGGCCGCCGGTGGAAACGGGTGCAACGGATCCAACGTGAATTCGAACAGCAACGTCTCGTTGCTCGAGCAGATCGTCGCCTCTCCCCAAGTGACGGCGATCGCCGCCGCGGCCACCACCCCCAGCCTCATGAGAACCAACTCGTTGAGCTTGTGCAACTCGAGCAACGTGTACAACCCACCGCCATTGCTCAGAACCAACTCGTTGAGCTTGACGACCAGCCAACACCATCACCATCACCATCACCATCACCACCATCATCAGACCGGTTCCACGAGTGCGAGCTCGGTGATCGGCGCCACCAGGCCCAAGCCGTTGAATCTCAGCCCGACCTTCTCGCTCGGCAGCACCGGGGACTCCATTTCACCGTCGTCCAGCCTCAGTCAGTCGCCTACCAACTCGATGGCGAGTTTCTTCAGCGACGACTGTAATCAACAACCGTCCGTGACCAGCCTGCCCACCACGCCGTTCAGTTTTGGCCAGGATTTCGGCCAACTTCTCGCCACCAGGCAGAGCCCCAGCCCGCGAACCAACAGCGTTTGCAGTCCTTTGGGATCGGACGAGCTCGCGCCAAGGACGCCGTCCCCATTGTCGCCCAACGCCGAGTCCAGGCTCCCTGTGTTCAACAGGATCAGCAGCACTCTCACCGACTTCGACAATCTTAAGATCTAA